The Plasmodium relictum strain SGS1 genome assembly, chromosome: 9 genome window below encodes:
- a CDS encoding alpha/beta hydrolase, putative translates to MFSLYINFIFLFLYFYFFERKKIEATYFKKNFQNNKINMIRNLYLNLSRVNILRCTSKIKNYELSTKKYALLNYKKNPFSTFALSNDEKEVEHKIDGISFIIRDNTNIYKEETKNIPILLIHGCYGSKKNFRPFSKMLKSNKIITLDLRNHGDSKHTDTMKFDEMENDIKNVLEKIHIKKCCLVGFSMGGKVSMYCALKNSSLFSHLVIMDILPINYNSKEIYVRQPYNIVQMTNILLNVKKKNPQNKNQFLSYLKEELPDISSTFTQFICMSLKENETKNQLKWKINVDTMYNELSHLMNFPLSSDYYKYYNPCSFIIGKKSDLAFSIPKFNNIINSYFPNSKQFVLDNSSHTVYIDEAQECANIINNTLCL, encoded by the coding sequence atgttttcattatatattaatttcatttttttatttctttatttttatttttttgaaagaaaaaaaatagaagcaacttattttaagaaaaattttcaaaataacaaaataaatatgatacGCAATTTGTATCTCAACCTAAGTAGagtaaatatattaagaTGTActagtaaaattaaaaattatgaattgAGTACGAAGAAATATgcattattaaattataaaaaaaatcctTTTTCGACTTTTGCTTTAAGtaatgatgaaaaagaagTAGAACACAAAATTGATGGgatatcttttattatcaGAGATaacacaaatatatataaagaagaaacaaaaaatattcctATTCTATTAATTCACGGATGTTATGGatcaaagaaaaattttcGTCCTTTTAGTAAAATGttaaaatcaaataaaatcATAACATTAGATTTACGAAATCATGGGGATTCTAAACATACAGATACTATGAAGTTTGATGAAATGGAAAATGAcattaaaaatgttttagaaaaaattcatataaaaaaatgttgtTTAGTTGGATTTAGTATGGGAGGAAAAGTTTCTATGTACTGtgctttaaaaaattcttctCTTTTCTCTCACTTAGTAATAATGGATATATTAccaattaattataattctaaagaaatatatgtaaGACAACCATATAACATTGTGCAAATGACCAATATTTTActtaatgttaaaaaaaagaatccacaaaataaaaatcagTTCTTAAGTTATCTTAAAGAAGAATTACCAGATATATCTAGCACTTTCACTCAATTTATATGTATGTCTCTTAAGGAAAATGAAACGAAAAATCAATTAAAGTGGAAAATAAATGTAGATACAATGTATAATGAATTGTCTCATCTTATGAATTTTCCTTTAAGTTCagattattataaatattataatccTTGTAGTTTCATTATAGGTAAGAAATCTGATTTAGCTTTTTCTATACCTAAATTTAATAACATTATAAATAGCTATTTTCCGAATTCTAAACAATTCGTTTTAGATAATTCATCACATACCGTTTACATTGATGAAGCACAGGAATGTGCAAATATTATTAACAATACATTGTGTCTATaa